In a genomic window of Virgibacillus sp. SK37:
- a CDS encoding aldo/keto reductase has translation MINHIQDTVVLNNGIKMPGFGLGVYKVEEGETVINAVRVALEHGYRSIDTASFYNNETGVGKGIKESGVSRKDIFVTSKVWNDQQGYDSTLRACEESLKKLDVEYLDLYLIHWPVKGLYKETWRAMEKLYKDGKVRAIGVSNFHIHHLQNLLEDCEIRPVINQVEYHPHLTQEKLKIFCEEHNIHLEAWSPLKRGSLLNEPTLEHIGGKYGKTVAQVILRWDIQNNVITIPKSINEHRIKENADIFNFSLTEEEMHKINCLNREERAGTNPDSYD, from the coding sequence ATGATTAACCACATACAAGATACAGTTGTGTTGAATAATGGTATAAAGATGCCTGGCTTTGGTTTAGGAGTATATAAAGTCGAGGAGGGAGAAACGGTTATAAATGCTGTGAGAGTTGCTCTGGAGCATGGCTATCGCAGTATTGATACAGCCTCTTTCTATAATAATGAAACCGGAGTTGGCAAGGGGATTAAAGAATCTGGAGTTTCTCGAAAGGATATTTTTGTTACCTCAAAAGTTTGGAATGACCAGCAGGGATATGATTCTACACTACGGGCTTGTGAGGAGTCACTGAAAAAACTTGATGTCGAATACCTTGATTTATATCTTATTCACTGGCCAGTTAAAGGGTTATACAAAGAAACATGGCGCGCAATGGAAAAACTCTATAAGGACGGGAAAGTTCGTGCCATTGGTGTCAGCAATTTTCATATACATCATTTGCAGAATCTATTAGAAGATTGTGAGATCAGGCCTGTAATAAACCAGGTGGAATATCATCCGCATCTCACCCAGGAAAAACTTAAAATATTTTGTGAGGAACATAATATACATCTTGAAGCTTGGTCTCCACTTAAACGTGGAAGCTTATTGAATGAACCTACATTAGAACATATCGGTGGAAAATACGGTAAAACTGTAGCTCAAGTTATCTTACGATGGGATATTCAGAATAACGTTATCACCATACCGAAGTCTATAAATGAGCATCGAATTAAAGAAAATGCAGACATATTTAATTTTTCTCTAACAGAAGAAGAAATGCATAAAATTAATTGCTTAAACAGGGAAGAGCGTGCAGGAACAAACCCGGATAGCTATGATTAA
- a CDS encoding M24 family metallopeptidase — protein MLTFPISEFQERLYKTRQRMEQVGIEVLLVTDPANMNYLTGYDAWSFYVHQLLVVMVDEDQPYWIGRGMDANAAKYTTWLDEKHIHPYADHFVQSTIRHPMDFVCEFLKTKKSDKKTIGVEMDAYYFTAQCYLRLTQGLKNATFVDGTNLVNWIRIIKSDLEIEYIRKAARISEKAMQIAFDTIQEGVRECDVVAGISYAQITGTEEYGGDYPAIVPLLPTGEKTSACHLTWTDEPFTEGTPVIIELAGCYKRYHSPLARTAVIGKPSEELYRLSEVVIEGLNAALDCIKSGVTCEEVEQSWRKSIEKNGVKKESRMGYSTGLNYPPDWGEHTASIRPGDKTILQPNMVFHMIPTIDLGPIGMEISESFRVTENGCEVLADFPRELYVKPNIRLA, from the coding sequence ATGTTGACATTTCCTATTTCAGAATTTCAAGAAAGACTTTATAAAACAAGACAAAGGATGGAACAAGTTGGCATTGAAGTACTACTGGTAACTGATCCGGCGAACATGAACTATCTAACAGGATATGATGCGTGGTCTTTTTATGTGCATCAATTGCTTGTTGTAATGGTGGATGAAGATCAGCCTTATTGGATTGGTAGAGGAATGGATGCTAATGCAGCAAAATACACTACCTGGTTGGATGAGAAGCATATTCATCCATATGCAGACCATTTTGTCCAGTCAACAATTAGGCATCCAATGGATTTTGTTTGTGAATTCTTGAAGACGAAAAAAAGTGATAAGAAAACAATCGGAGTAGAAATGGATGCCTACTATTTTACTGCTCAATGTTATCTTCGACTCACCCAAGGGCTAAAAAATGCCACTTTTGTTGACGGAACAAATTTGGTCAATTGGATTCGAATTATTAAATCCGATCTGGAAATTGAGTATATAAGAAAGGCTGCAAGAATATCCGAAAAAGCAATGCAAATTGCTTTTGATACAATACAGGAAGGTGTAAGGGAATGTGATGTAGTAGCAGGGATATCTTATGCCCAAATTACTGGGACGGAAGAATATGGTGGAGACTATCCTGCGATCGTTCCACTACTTCCTACAGGAGAGAAGACGTCTGCCTGTCATTTAACATGGACAGATGAGCCATTTACAGAAGGCACCCCCGTAATTATTGAATTGGCAGGTTGTTATAAACGGTATCATTCGCCTTTGGCTCGTACTGCGGTGATAGGTAAACCTAGTGAAGAATTGTACCGGTTAAGTGAGGTAGTTATTGAAGGATTGAATGCAGCACTGGACTGTATTAAATCCGGTGTCACCTGTGAAGAAGTAGAACAGTCCTGGAGAAAGTCTATTGAAAAAAATGGAGTCAAAAAAGAGTCTCGTATGGGTTACTCCACTGGACTAAATTATCCGCCGGACTGGGGAGAGCACACAGCGAGTATAAGACCAGGGGATAAGACAATCTTGCAGCCAAATATGGTATTTCATATGATTCCAACCATAGATTTAGGTCCTATTGGTATGGAAATTAGTGAGTCCTTTCGTGTAACGGAAAACGGCTGTGAGGTACTGGCCGATTTTCCCAGGGAACTTTATGTAAAACCAAATATTCGTCTAGCATGA
- a CDS encoding GntR family transcriptional regulator translates to MDDDHSILQKPLSQLIADQLKKKIWNKEIQFGERLLESDLAESFDVSRSTIREALKILEIEELVISKARKGTYVATFTEEDLDEIIELRTLIEATAFTKALPKLQSSHYAHLEKITKEMKVKAQAEDWKALFDLDVQFHRYVVDLCDNSRIIKIYDSLQVQIRTFLMHLDQHYSSFHSFYEEHQALLEALKTKEASVVKEKVKNHIVYVEEKILGRKEVEEDKVIQDPN, encoded by the coding sequence GTGGATGACGACCATTCTATATTACAAAAACCGCTTAGTCAGTTAATAGCTGATCAGTTAAAGAAAAAAATCTGGAACAAAGAAATTCAATTTGGTGAACGATTACTTGAGAGTGATCTTGCAGAATCTTTCGATGTAAGCCGAAGTACAATTCGAGAAGCATTGAAAATCCTTGAAATAGAAGAATTAGTAATAAGTAAAGCTAGAAAAGGTACGTATGTAGCAACATTTACTGAAGAAGATCTCGACGAAATTATTGAGTTACGTACATTAATTGAAGCAACGGCATTTACGAAAGCGCTACCAAAATTACAATCTTCTCATTATGCTCACTTAGAAAAGATTACCAAAGAGATGAAAGTAAAGGCGCAAGCGGAGGATTGGAAAGCATTATTTGACTTGGATGTACAATTTCATCGGTATGTGGTGGATCTATGTGATAATTCACGAATAATCAAGATTTACGATTCTCTGCAAGTACAGATTCGTACATTCCTTATGCATCTTGATCAACACTATTCCAGTTTCCACTCATTTTATGAAGAACATCAGGCCTTACTTGAGGCATTAAAAACCAAGGAAGCTTCTGTTGTTAAAGAAAAAGTGAAGAACCATATTGTTTATGTGGAAGAAAAAATACTTGGTAGGAAAGAAGTAGAGGAAGACAAAGTAATACAAGACCCGAATTAA
- the gabT gene encoding 4-aminobutyrate--2-oxoglutarate transaminase: MARRFANVITELPGPKAKELLQRRLDIVPDGVSYGIPSFVKTAKGAMLEDVDGNSFIDFAGAIGTINAGHCHDTVVTALHEQVDSYIHTGFNVMMYDPYIEFAEKIARLAPGDFDKKVMFLNSGAEAVENAIKIARKFTNRQAVVSFSGGFHGRTLLAMSLTGKVKPYKYEYGPFAPEIYHAPFPYAYRRPESMSLEAYTTYLLDQLKDFFISEVDASQVAAFIMEPIQGESGFIIPDQAFVKGVYELCKQHGILFIADEIQTGFGRTGKYFAMEHYGVEPDLITISKSMAAGLPISGVVGRKNIMDHAKSGELGGTYCGSPLGCKAGIAVLDVMEKENLNERAVEIGNKVMKKFEQLYKNHEVIGDYRGLGAMCALEFVEDRESKKPDGNITGKVLKEAQNRGLIALKAGFYDNVVRLLMPLVITDEQLEEGLDILEAAIKATVNEAVQN, encoded by the coding sequence ATGGCAAGAAGATTTGCGAATGTGATAACAGAATTACCTGGTCCAAAGGCGAAAGAGCTACTTCAACGAAGATTGGATATCGTACCTGATGGTGTAAGTTATGGAATACCGTCATTTGTTAAAACAGCAAAAGGAGCCATGCTGGAGGATGTAGACGGAAATAGCTTTATCGATTTTGCAGGGGCAATTGGAACAATTAATGCAGGACATTGTCATGACACGGTGGTCACTGCATTGCATGAACAAGTGGATAGTTATATTCACACCGGATTTAATGTGATGATGTATGACCCTTATATTGAATTTGCTGAGAAAATAGCCAGACTGGCCCCAGGTGATTTTGATAAGAAAGTAATGTTCCTGAATAGTGGAGCAGAAGCTGTAGAAAACGCAATAAAAATTGCCCGGAAATTTACGAATCGTCAGGCCGTTGTATCATTTTCAGGTGGATTTCATGGAAGAACATTATTGGCGATGTCATTAACCGGGAAGGTAAAGCCATATAAATATGAATATGGGCCATTTGCGCCGGAAATCTACCATGCTCCTTTTCCTTATGCATATCGGCGCCCCGAGTCAATGAGTTTAGAAGCGTATACAACGTATCTGCTTGACCAATTGAAAGATTTCTTTATTAGTGAAGTAGATGCAAGCCAGGTTGCTGCCTTTATCATGGAACCAATACAGGGCGAAAGCGGATTTATTATTCCTGATCAGGCATTTGTAAAGGGGGTTTATGAATTATGCAAGCAGCATGGGATACTATTTATCGCAGATGAAATTCAGACAGGATTCGGGCGGACTGGAAAATATTTTGCTATGGAGCATTACGGAGTGGAACCAGATTTGATTACTATATCGAAATCGATGGCTGCAGGACTGCCGATTAGTGGGGTGGTTGGAAGAAAGAATATAATGGATCATGCCAAATCCGGAGAACTGGGAGGGACTTATTGTGGCAGCCCGCTCGGCTGCAAAGCAGGGATCGCTGTATTGGACGTCATGGAAAAGGAGAATTTAAACGAGCGTGCAGTCGAAATAGGAAATAAAGTAATGAAAAAATTTGAACAGTTATATAAAAACCATGAAGTTATTGGCGACTACCGTGGACTCGGTGCGATGTGTGCCTTGGAGTTCGTAGAGGATCGAGAAAGTAAGAAACCAGACGGAAATATTACCGGTAAGGTACTAAAGGAAGCACAAAATCGAGGATTGATTGCATTGAAAGCAGGGTTCTACGATAATGTTGTACGTCTGTTAATGCCACTCGTCATTACGGATGAACAGTTGGAGGAAGGTCTGGATATATTAGAAGCGGCTATTAAAGCAACTGTCAACGAAGCCGTACAAAATTAA
- a CDS encoding M20 family metallopeptidase produces MSIESQKLVKEAHNLKQSLVEWRRQLHMYPELSFQEWKTSRYVADLLRKVPGLVVEEGIGYPTAIVGTLTSGKGPAIAIRADMDALPIREENNTDYKSKHEGVMHACGHDAHTAICLGAAHLLGEHFSKGECQGTVKFLFQPAEEKADKKGLTGAPYMINGGALAGVDAVIALHMSPEESLGEVKVHDGYSMANVDVFEAIVRGTGGHGAYPHLGTDPFWMLTPVLQVLYGIPSRRVSPLDAAVISIGSIHSGSASNVIPSQVNVKGTIRSYQPKVRKQLHEEVQKAFAMVETLGGSAEVTISGEDPALKNDPKINRLVRSAINKLYPDFTIKYEPFGLGGEDFAHMTKHIPGAMFFLGCAVGDNQNRDLHTPSFDIDENVLPVGTAILSETVRDFLS; encoded by the coding sequence TTGAGCATAGAAAGTCAAAAACTGGTTAAGGAAGCGCATAATCTAAAACAAAGTCTGGTTGAATGGCGTAGGCAGCTTCATATGTATCCTGAACTTAGTTTTCAGGAATGGAAAACTTCTCGTTATGTAGCTGACTTGTTAAGAAAGGTGCCTGGTTTAGTTGTAGAGGAAGGCATCGGTTACCCTACAGCAATTGTTGGCACATTGACCTCAGGTAAAGGACCAGCAATTGCTATTCGTGCGGATATGGATGCATTGCCTATCAGGGAAGAGAACAACACGGATTATAAATCCAAACATGAAGGAGTAATGCATGCTTGTGGGCATGATGCTCACACGGCTATTTGTTTGGGGGCAGCTCATTTACTTGGTGAACATTTTTCCAAGGGGGAATGCCAAGGAACGGTTAAATTTCTATTTCAGCCTGCAGAAGAAAAGGCTGATAAAAAAGGATTAACAGGAGCCCCTTATATGATAAATGGAGGGGCACTTGCTGGAGTGGACGCAGTGATTGCTCTGCATATGAGCCCCGAAGAATCACTTGGCGAAGTTAAAGTGCATGACGGATATAGTATGGCTAATGTGGATGTGTTCGAAGCGATTGTTAGAGGTACTGGGGGACACGGAGCTTACCCCCACCTAGGAACAGATCCATTTTGGATGCTTACTCCAGTATTACAGGTACTGTATGGCATACCAAGTCGAAGGGTATCTCCCTTAGATGCAGCGGTCATCAGTATTGGTTCTATTCACAGTGGGAGTGCCAGTAATGTCATTCCATCACAAGTAAATGTCAAAGGGACGATTCGGAGTTATCAACCAAAAGTGAGAAAGCAGTTACATGAAGAAGTGCAAAAAGCTTTTGCTATGGTGGAGACATTAGGAGGAAGTGCGGAAGTAACTATTTCAGGCGAGGATCCTGCTCTAAAGAACGATCCGAAGATTAATAGGTTGGTGAGGTCAGCTATTAATAAACTTTATCCGGATTTTACGATTAAATATGAACCTTTTGGATTAGGTGGGGAGGATTTTGCTCACATGACTAAACACATTCCCGGGGCTATGTTTTTCCTCGGATGTGCGGTTGGCGACAATCAAAATCGCGATTTGCATACGCCATCTTTTGATATTGATGAAAATGTCTTACCTGTGGGTACGGCAATCTTATCAGAAACCGTGAGAGATTTTTTGAGTTAG
- a CDS encoding D-glycerate dehydrogenase encodes MKKKVIVYNRLEQPVLEKLQEKYDVHYFEGVDIRKDPMFLNQLKETEGIIGLELPVDRELLSHAPKLKVISNVSVGYNNLDMEEINKRNIMATNTPGVLTDTVADAIFGILVAAARRIPELDHYVKSGKWTSETIDSSYFGLDVHHKKIGIVGMGRIGKAIAKRAHFGFDMEVLYHSRSRKPDVEETFSAEYCDLDKLLSESDFVCLITPLTPETEGMIGKDEFKKMKKTAIFINGSRGKTVVEEDLIQALKRGEIAGAGLDVFEKEPVDPDNPLLKMENVVTTPHIGSSTYETELNMSKLAAHNLEEGIQGRIPPNLIRE; translated from the coding sequence ATGAAGAAAAAAGTTATTGTTTATAATCGATTGGAGCAACCAGTATTAGAAAAGCTACAAGAGAAGTATGATGTCCATTATTTTGAAGGTGTTGACATAAGAAAAGATCCTATGTTTTTAAATCAATTGAAAGAAACAGAGGGGATCATTGGCTTAGAGCTCCCCGTAGATCGTGAGCTACTTAGCCATGCACCGAAATTAAAGGTTATTAGTAATGTTTCTGTCGGCTATAACAATCTGGATATGGAGGAAATTAACAAACGAAATATAATGGCAACAAATACTCCTGGAGTACTAACTGATACAGTAGCAGATGCGATTTTTGGCATTCTAGTTGCTGCTGCAAGAAGAATACCTGAGCTCGACCACTATGTAAAAAGTGGAAAATGGACAAGTGAAACAATAGACTCTTCCTATTTTGGTTTGGATGTGCATCACAAAAAGATAGGAATAGTTGGTATGGGCCGTATTGGTAAAGCCATTGCCAAACGAGCGCATTTTGGCTTTGATATGGAGGTTTTGTATCATAGCCGTTCAAGGAAACCAGACGTCGAGGAAACCTTCTCAGCTGAGTACTGCGACCTTGATAAGTTACTATCGGAATCAGACTTTGTATGTCTTATTACTCCTTTAACTCCTGAAACAGAAGGTATGATTGGGAAAGATGAATTTAAGAAAATGAAAAAAACAGCAATTTTTATTAATGGGTCTCGAGGGAAAACAGTCGTAGAAGAAGATTTAATTCAAGCTCTAAAACGTGGTGAAATAGCTGGCGCTGGGCTCGACGTCTTTGAAAAAGAGCCAGTTGACCCGGATAATCCACTTCTTAAAATGGAAAATGTCGTAACGACACCGCATATTGGCTCATCAACCTACGAAACAGAACTTAATATGTCTAAGCTAGCAGCTCATAACCTGGAAGAGGGGATACAGGGAAGGATCCCACCAAACCTCATTCGTGAATAA
- a CDS encoding Rid family hydrolase, with amino-acid sequence MKEQIYSEHAPRPTGPYSQGVKLGDFIFVSGQDGYLPNGSLKGNTVAEQTEAALTNIKNILMEKGAGLENIVHMTCHLSELTEKNVKEFNKVYELFFETIAVKPARITVGSQLLCVKVEITAIACMV; translated from the coding sequence ATGAAAGAACAGATCTATTCGGAACATGCCCCTCGTCCAACAGGTCCATACTCACAAGGGGTAAAGCTTGGTGATTTCATTTTTGTTTCCGGTCAGGATGGCTATCTGCCGAATGGTAGCCTGAAAGGTAACACAGTTGCAGAGCAGACCGAGGCTGCACTTACGAATATAAAAAATATTTTAATGGAAAAAGGGGCCGGTCTAGAAAATATTGTTCATATGACCTGTCATTTATCTGAGCTAACTGAAAAAAATGTAAAAGAATTTAATAAAGTATATGAATTATTCTTTGAAACTATTGCAGTAAAGCCAGCCCGAATAACGGTTGGCAGCCAGCTACTGTGTGTAAAAGTAGAGATCACGGCGATAGCTTGTATGGTATGA
- a CDS encoding pyridoxal-phosphate dependent enzyme yields the protein MDENSVTLRDIWKAKRRIAPYVQQSPLIFSERLSEVSNRAIYLKLENLHASGSFKIRGATNKILSLTEEERKRGVTTFSTGNFGVSVAMIAKQLDIPVTVCISGRVPQTKVSALQRSGAKLEVYGQSQDDAAERCEQLSKSKGLTVLHPFDDSEVIAGQGTIGLEVIEELPEVDTIIGGLSGGGLHSGVGVTMKTIDPTMNVIGLSPKRSAAMYESIKAGKPLLVEEQDTYADSLLGGIGLNNQFTFSLVQKYVDDIILLEEEDIATGMHFMLIHHRMAIEGAAACGIGAIINKKVKLGSHNVIIISGNSVGSEVLFDILQAHHSCSEKLGK from the coding sequence GTGGATGAAAATTCTGTAACACTCCGTGATATATGGAAGGCCAAAAGGCGAATAGCCCCTTATGTGCAGCAGTCTCCCTTAATTTTTTCAGAGAGACTGTCAGAAGTTTCGAATCGTGCTATCTATCTTAAACTGGAAAATCTGCATGCTTCCGGTTCTTTTAAAATAAGGGGTGCTACGAATAAGATTTTGTCGTTAACAGAGGAAGAGAGGAAGCGAGGTGTCACTACCTTTTCGACCGGGAATTTTGGAGTGAGTGTTGCTATGATAGCGAAGCAGCTAGATATCCCAGTAACTGTCTGTATTTCCGGGCGCGTACCGCAAACCAAGGTATCTGCACTTCAACGGTCTGGTGCCAAACTGGAAGTATATGGACAATCACAGGATGATGCGGCAGAGAGGTGTGAACAACTAAGTAAATCAAAAGGATTGACTGTTTTGCACCCATTTGATGATTCAGAAGTGATTGCAGGACAAGGGACAATTGGTTTAGAAGTTATCGAGGAACTACCAGAAGTGGATACAATTATTGGTGGTCTGTCTGGTGGTGGATTGCACTCTGGAGTTGGAGTTACCATGAAAACGATTGACCCAACAATGAATGTTATTGGGCTGTCACCAAAAAGGAGTGCAGCAATGTATGAGAGTATTAAAGCAGGCAAACCACTTCTGGTCGAAGAGCAGGATACGTATGCTGACAGTCTCCTTGGTGGTATCGGCTTAAATAATCAATTCACATTTTCCTTAGTCCAAAAATATGTTGATGACATTATTCTGCTGGAGGAAGAAGATATAGCGACCGGGATGCATTTTATGCTTATACACCATCGCATGGCTATTGAAGGAGCTGCAGCCTGTGGTATTGGTGCAATCATAAACAAAAAGGTCAAATTGGGTTCACATAATGTCATTATTATTAGTGGTAACAGTGTAGGTTCAGAGGTATTATTCGATATCTTGCAGGCCCATCATTCTTGTTCTGAAAAACTTGGAAAGTAA
- a CDS encoding ECF transporter S component produces MERPKKLLIVISIFLFVLLVATTLLSNEHYLILSLVIMFVTFMPFMIRFSKKKLTSRELVLLAILGSIAAISRVPFASLPSVQPTTFVIIVAAIALGPQSGFVIGGLAAIVSNLFLGQGPWTPWQMYSWGMIGLVAGLLQHTWIMRTGLGRIIYGFIVGFLFGWIMNLWFIIGVIQETTWQSFLLYYSASFYFDLAHALSNVFFLLLFGPAWIKIIERFKRKYGLFE; encoded by the coding sequence ATGGAACGTCCAAAAAAGTTATTAATAGTAATATCTATTTTCTTATTTGTTTTGCTTGTAGCTACTACTCTGTTATCTAATGAACATTATCTAATTTTGAGTTTAGTAATTATGTTTGTAACCTTTATGCCATTTATGATTCGTTTCTCGAAGAAAAAACTAACAAGCAGGGAACTGGTATTGTTAGCTATCCTTGGATCCATAGCGGCAATTAGCCGAGTTCCTTTTGCTTCTCTTCCGAGTGTTCAGCCAACAACCTTTGTAATTATTGTGGCAGCCATCGCCCTTGGGCCACAAAGCGGCTTTGTTATCGGTGGATTAGCTGCGATTGTATCCAATCTCTTTTTGGGGCAAGGGCCTTGGACGCCTTGGCAAATGTATTCATGGGGTATGATTGGCCTTGTTGCCGGATTGCTACAACATACATGGATCATGCGCACTGGACTTGGAAGGATTATTTATGGTTTTATTGTAGGATTTTTATTTGGTTGGATAATGAATTTATGGTTTATTATTGGAGTAATTCAGGAGACTACATGGCAATCGTTTTTACTATATTATAGTGCAAGCTTTTACTTCGATCTTGCTCACGCCTTATCCAATGTGTTTTTTCTGCTATTATTTGGACCAGCGTGGATTAAAATAATTGAAAGATTTAAAAGAAAGTATGGTTTATTTGAATAA
- a CDS encoding NAD-dependent succinate-semialdehyde dehydrogenase, whose protein sequence is MAGVDKIKACMHIDGEWIGEELDSKNVINPANGETVGSFPIGGEKETQMAIDAAHRAFETWSQTTAYERAGYLKKLHHLMLENQEELAQTMTLEMGKPINESRGEVVYAATFIEWFAEEGKRVYGETIPSHVEAKRLQVWKKPVGVVAAITPWNFPAAMLTRKMGPALAAGCTVIMKPSGESPLTAVKLMELCEEAGFPKGVVNLVTGSSSKITKTLMEDERVRKITFTGSTEVGKILIRQSADQVKRLSLELGGHAPMVVLDDADIDKAVKGLMASKFRNAGQTCICANRIYVHAGIYEAFIESFAEQVRQLKVGDGMDESVAVGPLINQSGLEKVSHHVKDAVAKGATVVTGGESLDSNNGVFYKPTVIKDVDASMVVMQEETFGPVAPIQKIYSDEEAVKLANSTPYGLAAYIFTESMARGTKLIEKLNFGIVGWNDGAPSAAQVPFGGMKESGIGREGGHEGMDAFVESQYVSIGME, encoded by the coding sequence ATGGCAGGAGTAGACAAAATAAAGGCATGTATGCATATCGATGGAGAATGGATCGGAGAAGAACTCGACTCAAAAAATGTTATAAATCCTGCAAATGGAGAAACCGTTGGAAGCTTTCCAATTGGTGGAGAAAAAGAAACACAGATGGCAATTGATGCGGCGCATCGAGCTTTTGAAACATGGTCACAGACTACAGCTTATGAACGAGCTGGTTATCTTAAAAAGCTACATCACCTTATGTTGGAAAATCAGGAGGAATTAGCCCAAACGATGACCTTGGAAATGGGGAAGCCCATTAATGAGTCAAGAGGTGAAGTGGTTTATGCAGCTACATTTATTGAATGGTTTGCAGAGGAGGGCAAGCGCGTATATGGGGAAACCATTCCTTCTCACGTAGAAGCTAAGCGTTTACAGGTATGGAAGAAACCAGTTGGTGTTGTCGCAGCAATAACACCTTGGAATTTTCCGGCAGCCATGCTGACAAGGAAGATGGGTCCAGCTCTGGCAGCAGGCTGTACGGTTATTATGAAGCCTTCTGGTGAAAGCCCTCTAACTGCAGTAAAACTAATGGAGCTATGTGAAGAAGCAGGTTTTCCGAAGGGTGTCGTTAATCTGGTGACAGGTTCTTCTTCAAAAATAACGAAAACGTTAATGGAAGATGAACGTGTTCGAAAAATAACCTTCACTGGCTCTACTGAGGTTGGTAAAATTCTAATTAGACAAAGTGCTGATCAAGTAAAACGCTTATCACTGGAACTTGGCGGTCATGCACCAATGGTCGTACTTGATGATGCGGATATAGATAAAGCGGTCAAAGGTTTGATGGCATCCAAATTCAGAAATGCGGGGCAAACCTGTATTTGTGCAAATCGAATATACGTGCATGCCGGAATATATGAAGCATTTATTGAAAGTTTTGCTGAACAAGTAAGGCAACTAAAGGTAGGGGATGGGATGGACGAATCAGTTGCGGTAGGTCCTTTAATAAATCAGTCAGGTCTTGAGAAGGTTTCCCATCACGTGAAAGATGCAGTTGCTAAAGGTGCCACGGTGGTAACAGGAGGCGAATCGCTTGATTCAAATAATGGAGTATTCTATAAACCTACCGTTATAAAGGATGTAGACGCTTCGATGGTGGTAATGCAAGAAGAAACATTTGGCCCTGTCGCCCCTATACAAAAAATTTATTCAGATGAAGAAGCAGTCAAGTTGGCAAATAGCACTCCATATGGGTTGGCTGCCTATATTTTCACAGAAAGCATGGCGCGAGGAACGAAACTTATTGAAAAATTAAATTTTGGTATTGTTGGCTGGAATGACGGAGCCCCGTCAGCTGCTCAAGTTCCTTTTGGGGGCATGAAAGAAAGTGGAATTGGTAGGGAAGGCGGCCATGAAGGTATGGATGCCTTTGTTGAATCTCAGTACGTCTCCATTGGCATGGAATAA